A window of Micromonospora sp. WMMC415 genomic DNA:
ACCCGAACCGCAGCCCGAACGTCAGCACCGAGGCGAACGCTTCGAGCTGCGTGGCGCTGACCAGGACGACCGCCAGGAACAGCAGCCAGATCCCGGCAGCCGGCGGCAGCGGCACCCGGCCCCGGACCAGCAGCAGCGCGAGCAGCAACGCGCCCAGCAGCGGCCAGCCCAGGTAGAACGCGCCGGCCAGCCACCAGAGCGGCACCAGGCCGAACATCATGGCCAGCGGCCAGATCGGCAACCGGGGCGGGGGTGGCGGGGGCGGGGGCGGCGGGAGGATCGGGAGGGGCCCGTCCCCGGCCGGCTCGCTGGTCGCCGGGGCACGGGTGACGGGCACCGTCAGCCCCGCCCGCTGCGGGTGAGCACGAACCCGAGGGGTGTCACGCCGGCGGCGCGCAGCCGCTCGGCCAACCGCCGCAGGTCGCCCTGCCGTGTCCGGTCCTGCTCGACCACCACCACCGCGGTGCCCTGCCGGCCCGCCGCCACACCGCGCTCGTCGGCCTCGGCCGGTGGGGCGTTGAACAGCACGGTGCCGGTGGCGGCCCGCTGCCGCCAGGTGCCGAAGCGGACCCCGCCGGCGCCCACGGGCACCTCGTCGGCGGCTTTCCTGACCTGGCTCTTGCCGCTGGCCGGCACGCCGGATGCGACCCGGGGCAGGGTCATGGTGGCGTCCGGGTCGGTGGACGGGCGGGGGGTGCCGGTCGGGTGCGGAGAGGGCCGGCGGACGGTGATCTGCTCGGTGATGTCGTCGACGCTGGCCGTCCCGCCCTCGCGGGGCTTGGGCACGGCCGGGCCGGCCGGATTGGCCGCCGCCGGCAGGCGTCCCAGGCCGGCCAGCACCTCGGTGCGCAGCCGCTCCAGGCGACCGCTGTCGTCGGCGACGTACACGTCCCGACCGGTGGCGGCGAGGGCCACCGCCAGCCCGGCGGTCATCGTGGTCTGGTCCTCCCGGGTGGTCAGCAGCGCCACCCGGGCCGGTTCGCGGACCCGCTCGGCGATCGCCATCGCCACGTACCGGATGTCGGCGTCCACCGCGTGCCGCGACCCGCGCAGGCCCCGGCTGCGGACCGTGCCGAGCAACGGCAGGCCGGTGGCGTCCCGCCCGTCGTCGACCGACCGGATCCGGCGGTCCACCGACTCCCACACGTACGCCAGCACGATGCCGAGCAGCGCACCGCCCAGCAGGCCGGCGATCAGGTAGAGCGGGCGGTTCCCGCCCGCGGCGACCAACGCCTTCTCGGCCTTGCGGGTGACCCAGCCGGGGTTGACGTCGACCGCCGCGATCTCGGTGCGGGCGGAGCTCAGCTGGGTGAGCTGGTTGTTGACCCCGGCCAGCTCGGCGACCGCCGCGTCCACCGCGCCCTCGCGGGCGCCGGCGATGCGCCGCTGGAGCGCCACCTGCTGGTCCTGCACCTTCTTGATGCTCTCGTCGTACGAGCGCAGCATGTCCTCCCGCTGCCGCTCGTACATGGCCCGCCGCACGTCGAGGTACGCCTGGGCGGCGAGGTTGACGCTCTCCACCGCCGCCTCCGGCGAGTTAGCGGTGTAGAGGAAGCGCAGGATCTGCCCACCGGTCGGCACCTCGACCTCGAGGGCGTCGCGCACGTCGCGCTGGTCCCGGCCGGTCGCGTCGACCAGCCGCTGCACCACGTCGGTGCCGGTGGCGATACCGCTCTCCACGTTCATGTTGACCGCCCGGTCGGCGGACGCCCCGCTGGGCGTGAACGCGTCGGTGACCACCGGACGGACCGCGACCACGGCGTTGGCCGTCACCGCGCTCGGGACGAGGAGCACGTAGCCGAGCGCGGCGAGCAGCCCGACCACGGCCACCCCCGCCACCAGGCGGATGCGGTGCAGCGGTACGCGCAGCAGGTCGATCAGGGTGACCGTGCGGCCTGGCGCTCCCCCGCCGCCCGGAGCGGCGTCGGCGGACCAGGAACCACCAGGAGCGTCAGTCATTGAACTTCTTCACTGTCTGTTGGGGGTTTCCGACGACCACGACGCGGGGCGGCACGTCCGTCCGCACCACCGTCGCGGCGCCCACGACACTGTCCCGGCCGATCCGGACGCCCTTCATCACCAGCGCGTGCGCGCCGATCCAGACGTTCTCCTCGACGACGATCGGCGCCCGCGAGGCCGGGGTGGGCGGATCGTGCCGCCGCTCGGGCGACAGGTTGTGGAAGTCGTTGTCGAGCAGTTCGCAGTCCGACAGCAGGCACCGGTCGCCGATGGTGACCGACGTCCACGTGCCGATCCAGGTGGCGTTCAGCAGGCAGTCGGCACCGACCCGGACCTCGCCCGGCCCGGCGAACCGGACCAGCTTGTTGAGCCGGGTCCGGTCACCGATGTGCACGCGCACGCCCCGGCGCAGCCGGATCCGCCCCCGGATCTCCACGTCCCGGCCGAGGGTCAGCCGGGGATAACGCGCCCGGTACCACCCGCGCTTCACCGCGAACACCGCCCGCACCGCGAGCCCACGGCGGATGCCGCCCAACGACCCCTCCCCACGTCTGGGGCCGGCGACGAGGATCCGCCGCCGGCCCAACGTGAACAACGTACCGATGTTCCGTTACGGACGGATGAGCGTCACTGTACGGAGAAGAACGTCCGCGGGGTAGACCAGGTCAGCTCGGCGCTCGCCGGGACGAGCACGGTGACCCCCGCGCCGTCGACCGCCGGTGCGGCCGTCGGGTCGAAGGGCACGCCGCGCAGCGTACCGTCGGTGCTCCCGTACACGATCTTGCCGCCGACCCAGGCCATGCCGCGCACCGCCGACCACGTCACGCCGGTGGTGGGCAGGACGAACTCGGTGGCGCCGAGGTAGTTCCCGTCGATCTCGAAGTACCGGTAGTAGAGGGCGTTCGCGCCGGTGCGGGTGTAGTAGAGCCGGCCGTTGAGGAAGAACGCCCCGGTCATGTTGGCGGCGTTGAACCAGTCGTTGTAGCCGGAGGCCTCCCACGGCACGCCGATGGCACCGCCGTTGAACATCGAGATGTCGATCCGGCTGCCGGTGGGCGTACCCGCCACCGTGTGCGACCAGTAGATCCGGTCGTTCACCCGCCAGGTCGCCCCGGCGCCGGTGTAGTTCGGCTGGCTGACCGTCGTCGGGGCGCCGACGTTCGTGCCGTCGAACGGAACCTTGGCCAGCTGACCCTCACCCGTGCCCAGGTAGAGGTTGCCGGTGGTGGCCGTCGGCGGGTTCTTCGGGGTGACGGTCCGTCCGCCGGTCAGCGGGAACATGCCGAGCCGGCCGTGGTACTCGCCGCCCATCCCGTCGGAGTTCTGCCCGAAGTACAGCCCGTCGCTGCCCCGCCACAGCACCGGCACCGTCGAACCCCAGTCGCTGGTCCCCGGGGGCATCGACGCGCTGCCGCTGCGGCGCGGGTTCCAGTTGACCGGCATGCCGGTCGCGGGGGTGACCGCGGCGATGCCGAGCCGGTCGACGGCACCGGCGCCCGCGCGGTCGCTCGCGTTGGGGTTGTTCAGCCAACGGAAGTGCCCGCCGAGGTAGATCACGTTGTCGGCGACCTCGACCGAGGTGATGGTGTCGTTGCCGGTGAAGTCGACCCAGGTGGCGAGCTGGCCACTGCCCCGGGCGGCGGTCTCGAACCGGACCAGCGCGTCGCAGTACGCGGCCGGCCAGCCACCGCCGCCGTTGGTGCCGACGACGAACCAGGTGCCGTCGCCGCCGAACTTCACGTCCTGCACATAGTGGATGAACGTCGCTGGCGCCGCGCACGGCGGAACGAACTTCTCGGTGCTCCAGTCGAGGACGGTCGGGGTGCCGGAGAGGTCGACCAGCGCCATCTGGTTGCGCGGCAGCTCGTTGACGTACATGAAGTTGCCGCCGACGACGAGGGTGTTCCCGTCCGGGCTGACGTCGATGGTCCACACGTACGGCGCCGTCGTGTGGCGGCCGACCGTCGCGTTGACGTTGAACGTCGGGTCGATCGCACCGGTGGTGGCGTTGAGCCGGCCGAGCCCACCGTGCGCGGTGCCGTTCAACCAGTTGAACGCGCCGGCGACGTAGAGCCAGTTGTCGTGCAGCACCAGGTCCCGTACGGTGCCGCCGTCCGAGCGGCCCACCCAGCTGTCGATGATCGCCCCGGTGGTCGGGTTGAGCGCCACCAGGTTCTTGCGCGACACGCCGTTGACGTTCTTGAACGCGCCACCGACGATCAGCGTGTTGTTCGGGCCGGCGATCAGCGTGTTGACGGCGCCGTCGAGCACCGGCAGGAAGGTCGTGGAGACCGTCCCGCTGCTGCGGTCGTACGCGAACAGGTAGCGCTGCGTGGTCCAGGCCGAGGTGGCGGTCTGGCGGATCTGCGTGAAGCTGCCACCCACGTACACCATCGAACCGACCTGCGCGAACGCGCGGGCCTCGCCGTCGCGCGCGTGCGGCGTGCTGTCGCCGGGGTTGGTCGACACCAGGGTCTGCGTCTCGGGCGCCGGTACCACGGCGGCGGAACTCGCCGACGGCACGGCCAACACGGCGGCGAGGGTCACCAGACCGATCGCGGCCGCGCGGATGCGGAATCCGGCAGAACGCCGAGAGAGCGAGACTTCGGGCACGCTGCGCCTCCAAGGTGGATGAGAACCCGCGTAGCGTGCCTCGCCGACCCTGCTTGGCGATATCCGCCGATTGGGCGGTCAGTGACCCCACGCGACGACGGCGAGCGTACCGGGTCGGATGTCCGACTCCCCTCCGGCCACCCCGCCGCCGCCGCGCGGTCGACCCGCCGTCAGCTACCCGGCGTCGGTTGGCGCAGGTAGCTGTCGCGACCGGCCCGGGCGAACCCGGCCAGGGCGGACGACTCGTGGTTCATCGTCATGTCGCAGGTGCTCGTCCGCGTCGTCATGCCGGCGGAGTTGAAGTAGATCGCCGCCTTGATCTTCGGGTGCGCCTTGAGCGCGGCGGGGAACTCCTCGAACCAGCGCCGCTTGGCGTCCGGATCGGCCGAGTTGAAGTTCGTGCCGAACTCGGCGAGCATCCGCGGCTTGCCCGCGCCGATGCCGTTCTGGTCGAGCCAGCGGTAGAAGCTGCCGATGGTGGTCGACGGGCTCTTCCAGACGGTGCTGCCGTTGCAGACGTGGAAGTTGTACGGGTCCCAGGCGACCCAGTCCACGTAACGGTCACCCGGGTACAGGCCGGCGTACCGGCTGTAGTGGCCGGACCAGCCCATCATCGTCCACACCCAGACCGCGTTGTGGGCGCCGGCGGCGACCACCCGGTCGTGCACGTACCGCCACGCACGCACGAAGTCGGCGTCGCTGCCCTTGGCCGGCTCGTCCTCCGGCTCGTGGTCGAAGCCCAGGAACACCGGCACGCCGGTGGCCCGGATCCGGCCGGCGACCGCGTCGATCGTCGCGTCGTGCCGGCCGCTGTAGACGTCCTTCCAGGTGAGCACCGCACCCGAGGAGAAGATCCGGGACTCCCAGGCGAAGAACATCAGCCGGCCCTCGCGCATCTGCTGCTGCTCGTACGCGTCCGGGAAGGCCCCGTTGCTGCCGTGGTTGGAGAAGTCGTGGTAGCGGTGCACGATGTCGAACCGGCGCCCGACCTGCGCCTCGACGTCGGCGACGGCCCGGCCGTGGTCCCAGGTGGCCGGGTTCGCCGGCGAGTACATCCCCCACCAGGCGCCGCAGGAGGGCACCAGCTTCGACGAGACCTGCCCGCAGCCGCCGGGGCGCGGCGACGGCGTCAGGGTCGGGCTCGGCGCCGGACGGCTCGGGCTGGCGCTCGGCGACGGCGGCGGCGCGGGCGGGGTGGTCGGCGCCGTCGTGCGGCTCGGCGAGGGTGCGGCGCTGCTCGGCGCCGGGGTCGGCCGGCTGCCGACGTCGTAGCGGAGCACGAGTCGGGGGCGCAGGTCGGGGTTGCGGTTCTCCGACGACGCCCAGTAGATGCGGCTCTCCAGCCCCGTCTGCGCCAGCGACACGGTGACCGTGCCGTTGCCGGTCACCACCTTCGACACGTCCCACTCGTTGAAGCCGGGCTGGACCCCGTCCACCGTGTCGAGGACGGCGCCCACCGGCGCCGGCGCGGGCCGCGCCAGGCGAGCGTCCACGGTGGACGCGTGGGCGGTGACGCTGGCGGCGAACTTCTGCCAGGCGTGCACCCGCAGCGTGGCCCGGATGTTGACGGCGTTCGCCGGCAGGGTCGTCACCGCGAACTGGACGACCGCCTCGCGGGTGCCGCGGGGGTTGGCGTCGCAGCGCGCCGGGCAGGTCGCGAGGGTGGTCTTGGCACCGTTGTCGCCGTCCTGCGACACGAAGGTGGCCGTGGTGTCCGCCACCGCCCGCACGGACATGTCGTCGGCCGCCAGCAGCGGCATCACCCCGGCCACCAGCCCGCCGACCACCGCCGCGGCGGTCACGCCCAGCAGCGCCGCCTTACGCCGCGGGCCGTGGTGCCGGGTCAGTCGGTGCACTCCGCGCCTGCCCAAGGAAACTCCCTGTGTCTGCTGTGTTGACTCTCGGCAGCGTAACGATGGCCGCCACCCGGCGTGGGCACGACAGCGGGACCTAAGCGGGTCTTAACCGTCGCCTAAGGATTCCCGGTACACCCACAGGGGACGGTCCCGCCCACCCCTGCGGTCAGTCGCCCCGCGCACCGGCCAGGGCGGCGGCCATCGCCGCGCGGGGCGCCGGCACGCCGGTGAACTGCTCGAACTGGCCGACCGCCTGGGCGAGCAGCAGGTCGAGGCCGGAGACGATCCGGCAGCCGGCGGCCCGCGCGGCGGCCGCCAGGGGCGTCGGCCAGGGGTCGTAGAGGGCGTCGAAGAACACGGTGGCCGGTCGCCACGCCACCGACCCGGCGAGCGGGTCGGCGACGCCCTTCGGCACGGTCGAGATCACCACGTCGGCGGTGGCCTGCCCGGCTGCGTCGTCCCACGGCGCGCCGGCGAGCGGCACGCCGACCGCCCCGGCCACCGGCCGCAGGTCGTCGACCGCCTGCACGCGCCGGGCCACCACGGTCACCGCTCGCGCCCGCAACCGCGCCGCCGCCGCGACCGCCGCCCGGGCGGTGCCACCGGCGCCGAGCACCGTCACCGTGGCGTCGGGCCGTACCCCGGCCCCGGTCAGCACCTCCACCATGCCGGCGACGTCGGTGTTGTCCGCGTACCAGGTGCCGTCCGGACGCCGTACCAGCGTGTTGGCGGCGCCGACGGCGGTCGCGACGGGCGACGCGGCCGCCGCCACCGCGAGCGCCGCCTCCTTGCCCGGCATGGTCACCGACAGCCCCGCCCACTCCGGGCCCAGCCCGGCGACCAGGGCCGGCAGCTCCGCCTCCGCGCACTCCAACCGGGTGTACGACCAGCCGGCCAGGCCGGCCGCCGCGTACCCGGCGTTGTGGATCACCGGGGAGAGCGAGTGCGCGATCGGCTTGCCGACCACCGCCGCCCGTCGCGCGACCGCCATCAGATGATCCCGGCCTCCCGGGCCTTGGCCTCGTTGCGCAACTGCTCCTCGTAGGTCTCGGCGAACGCGGAGTGGCCCTCCTTGTCGATCGCCACGAAGAACAGCCAGTTGCCCTTGGGCGGGTTCATCGCTCCGGCCAGCGCGTCCTTGCCCGGGTTGTTGATCGGGCCGGGGATCATGCCCCGCAGCTTGCGGTTGTACGGGTTCTTCGGGTTGTTCAGCTCGGCCGCGGTCATGTCCTTGGACGCCTTGGTCGGCTGCCCGGTCAGCTCCAGGTAGTAGTTGACCGTGACGTCCATCTCCAGGCAGCCGCAGTCGAAGTTGCCCTTGTACACCCGGTTGTAGGCGACCCGGGCGACCTTGCCGAGGTCGTCCTTGTTGCCGGCCTCCGCCTGCGCGAGCGACGCCACGATCAGCGCCTCGTACGGGCTGACGCCGCCCAGGCCCTTCTGTACCTTGTCGGCGAACTGGAGCTCACCGGTGACGGTGACGAAGTTCTCCACCATCAGCTTGAGGATCGACTCGGCGGTCGCGTTCGGCGGGATCTCGTACGTGTCCGGGTAGAGGAAACCCTCGATCGACTTCGCCGCCTTCTTGTCGTCGCCGCGGTTGAACCACCAGTTCGGGACGCCGAGCGCGACGGGGTCCTTCGCCGCCGCCTCGAACTCCTTGACCGGGATCTTGGTCTTCTCGGAGAGCAGCTTGTAGATGTTCTTGGCGGAGCGCCCCTCCGGGATGGTGACCCCGTTCACGACGCGGTTCTTCAGGTCGAGCATCGCCGCGACGGCGCTCTCGCCGCTCATCTGCTTGCGCAGCTTGTACAGGCCCGGCTGAATGTTGGTGCTGCGGGCGTTCTCCTCCGCCGCCTCGACGAACGCCTTGGTGCTCTTGACGACCCCCGCGTCGTAGAGCGCCACCGCCATGTCCGAGATGAGGGCGCCCTGCTTGATCTCGACGGTCACCTCGCCGGTGCCGCCGCCCTCGTAGTCCGGAGTGACGAAGTAGCTCTGGATCCGGTCGAAGCCGTAGAAGGCACCGCCGCCGACACCGCCGAGCAGGACCAGGGCCAGCAGCAGGGCCAGGACGGTCTTGCCGCGCCCGCCGCCGGAGCCGTTCTTGCGCTTGCGGACGTAGCCGCGCCGATGCCGGCCCTTCTCCCCCCGTTCCTGCTCATCGAACCCGAGCTCCAGATCGTCGATCATCCTGTCCGCCTCCGCTGCGCGTCCAGCCAGCTCTGCAGAATCTCCACCGCGGCGGCCTGGTCGACCACCGCGCGTTGTCGTCGTCCCCGGACGCCACGCTCGGCAAGCCTACGACTAGCCACGACGGTGGACATCCTCTCGTCGGTGAGCGTTACCGGCACGGGCGCTATTACATCGGCCAGACGGTCAGCGTACGCCCTCGCGTGGACGGCGGCCGGACCCTGCTGTCCGGCGAGGGTGACCGGAAGGCCGACCACCACCTCCACCGCCTCGTGCTCCGCGACCAGCGCCGCCAGCTCGGCGACGTCGCTCGGGACCGTGTCGGGAGCCGCCGTCCGGTCGCGGGCCAGCGTGACCAGCGGGGTGGCCAACACCCCGTGCGGGTCCGACCGGGCCACCCCCACCCGGACCTGCCCGACGTCCACACCGAGCCGCACTCCCCGAGACAGTTCAGTCACGGACGGTCACCCCTCGGCGGAGACGGGCCAGGGCGGACCGATCGGTCCGCCCTGGCCAGGTACGACAGCGTGTCACGCCTCGGCGACCGCCTTCTCGACGGTCAGGAGCAGGTTGGGCGCCTCCGCCGCCGGCAGGCCACCGCCCTGGGCCAGGTCGGGGCTGCCCCCGCCCCGGCCGGAGAAGGCCACCTTGACCAGGTCGGCCGCCGACAGGCCACGGCTGCGGGCGGCGGGGTTGACCGCCACCACCAGCGACGCCTTGCCGTTGGCCCGGGCGGCCACCGCGACCACCGCCGGCCGCGCCGGGTCGATCTTGCCGCGGATCTCCTGGGCGAGCGTCCGCACGTCGTTGCCGGCCGCGCCCTCCGGGGCCTCGGTCCCGACGTACGCGACACCGCGCACGTCCTTCGCCTGCGCCGCGAGCGCCGCCGCCCCGCCGAGCACCAGCTGGGCCCGGAGCTTCTCCAGCTCCTTCTCCGCGTCCCGCAGCTGGGTGACCGTCTGCTCGACCCGGTCCGCGACCTGCTCGCTGGGCACCCGGTACAGCTCGGCGAGCCGGGAGACCAGCAGGTGCTCACGGGCGAGGAAGTTGAACGCGTCCATCCCGACCAGCGCCTCGACCCGGCGGACGCCGGACCCGATGGACGACTCGGACAGGATCTTCACCAGGCCGAGCTGGCCGGAGCGGGCGACGTGGGTGCCGCCGCACAGCTCCCGGGCGTAGTCGCCGACCTCGACGACCCGGACCTGCTCGCCGTACTTCTCGCCGAACAGCGCCATCGCGCCGATGCGCCGCGCCTCCTCCAGCGAGGTGATGAACGCGTGCACCTCGAGATCCGCCAGGAGCACCTCGTTGACCTGCTGCTCGACGTCGCGCAGCACGCTCGGCGCCACCCCGGTCGGCGTGTTGAAGTCGAACCGCAGCCGGCCCGGCGCGTTCAGCGAACCGGCCTGGGTGGCCGACTCACCGAGGAAGTTGCGCATCGTCTGGTGCACCAGGTGGGTCGCGGTGTGCGACCGGGAGATCGCCCGGCGGCGGCTCGTGTCGATCTCGGCGAAGCCGGTCTCGCCGGCACGCACCTCACCCCGGACGACCCGGGCCCGGTGCACGATCAGACCGGGCACCGGCTGCTGCACGTCGAGGACCTCGACCTGCCCGCCGCCCACCGTGATCCGGCCGAGGTCGGGCTGCTGCCCGCCGCCCTCGGCGTAGAACGGGGTGGTGTCGAGCACCAGCTCGACCGTGTCGCCCTCGACCGCCGCCTGGCGGGGACCCTCGGCGCCGAGCACCGCCCGCACCGTCGACTCCCGCGCGACCTCGTGGTAGCC
This region includes:
- a CDS encoding lipopolysaccharide biosynthesis protein encodes the protein MTDAPGGSWSADAAPGGGGAPGRTVTLIDLLRVPLHRIRLVAGVAVVGLLAALGYVLLVPSAVTANAVVAVRPVVTDAFTPSGASADRAVNMNVESGIATGTDVVQRLVDATGRDQRDVRDALEVEVPTGGQILRFLYTANSPEAAVESVNLAAQAYLDVRRAMYERQREDMLRSYDESIKKVQDQQVALQRRIAGAREGAVDAAVAELAGVNNQLTQLSSARTEIAAVDVNPGWVTRKAEKALVAAGGNRPLYLIAGLLGGALLGIVLAYVWESVDRRIRSVDDGRDATGLPLLGTVRSRGLRGSRHAVDADIRYVAMAIAERVREPARVALLTTREDQTTMTAGLAVALAATGRDVYVADDSGRLERLRTEVLAGLGRLPAAANPAGPAVPKPREGGTASVDDITEQITVRRPSPHPTGTPRPSTDPDATMTLPRVASGVPASGKSQVRKAADEVPVGAGGVRFGTWRQRAATGTVLFNAPPAEADERGVAAGRQGTAVVVVEQDRTRQGDLRRLAERLRAAGVTPLGFVLTRSGRG
- a CDS encoding DapH/DapD/GlmU-related protein; its protein translation is MGGIRRGLAVRAVFAVKRGWYRARYPRLTLGRDVEIRGRIRLRRGVRVHIGDRTRLNKLVRFAGPGEVRVGADCLLNATWIGTWTSVTIGDRCLLSDCELLDNDFHNLSPERRHDPPTPASRAPIVVEENVWIGAHALVMKGVRIGRDSVVGAATVVRTDVPPRVVVVGNPQQTVKKFND
- a CDS encoding glycoside hydrolase, translated to MGRRGVHRLTRHHGPRRKAALLGVTAAAVVGGLVAGVMPLLAADDMSVRAVADTTATFVSQDGDNGAKTTLATCPARCDANPRGTREAVVQFAVTTLPANAVNIRATLRVHAWQKFAASVTAHASTVDARLARPAPAPVGAVLDTVDGVQPGFNEWDVSKVVTGNGTVTVSLAQTGLESRIYWASSENRNPDLRPRLVLRYDVGSRPTPAPSSAAPSPSRTTAPTTPPAPPPSPSASPSRPAPSPTLTPSPRPGGCGQVSSKLVPSCGAWWGMYSPANPATWDHGRAVADVEAQVGRRFDIVHRYHDFSNHGSNGAFPDAYEQQQMREGRLMFFAWESRIFSSGAVLTWKDVYSGRHDATIDAVAGRIRATGVPVFLGFDHEPEDEPAKGSDADFVRAWRYVHDRVVAAGAHNAVWVWTMMGWSGHYSRYAGLYPGDRYVDWVAWDPYNFHVCNGSTVWKSPSTTIGSFYRWLDQNGIGAGKPRMLAEFGTNFNSADPDAKRRWFEEFPAALKAHPKIKAAIYFNSAGMTTRTSTCDMTMNHESSALAGFARAGRDSYLRQPTPGS
- a CDS encoding shikimate dehydrogenase; the protein is MAVARRAAVVGKPIAHSLSPVIHNAGYAAAGLAGWSYTRLECAEAELPALVAGLGPEWAGLSVTMPGKEAALAVAAAASPVATAVGAANTLVRRPDGTWYADNTDVAGMVEVLTGAGVRPDATVTVLGAGGTARAAVAAAARLRARAVTVVARRVQAVDDLRPVAGAVGVPLAGAPWDDAAGQATADVVISTVPKGVADPLAGSVAWRPATVFFDALYDPWPTPLAAAARAAGCRIVSGLDLLLAQAVGQFEQFTGVPAPRAAMAAALAGARGD
- the mltG gene encoding endolytic transglycosylase MltG, with amino-acid sequence MIDDLELGFDEQERGEKGRHRRGYVRKRKNGSGGGRGKTVLALLLALVLLGGVGGGAFYGFDRIQSYFVTPDYEGGGTGEVTVEIKQGALISDMAVALYDAGVVKSTKAFVEAAEENARSTNIQPGLYKLRKQMSGESAVAAMLDLKNRVVNGVTIPEGRSAKNIYKLLSEKTKIPVKEFEAAAKDPVALGVPNWWFNRGDDKKAAKSIEGFLYPDTYEIPPNATAESILKLMVENFVTVTGELQFADKVQKGLGGVSPYEALIVASLAQAEAGNKDDLGKVARVAYNRVYKGNFDCGCLEMDVTVNYYLELTGQPTKASKDMTAAELNNPKNPYNRKLRGMIPGPINNPGKDALAGAMNPPKGNWLFFVAIDKEGHSAFAETYEEQLRNEAKAREAGII
- the ruvX gene encoding Holliday junction resolvase RuvX, encoding MTELSRGVRLGVDVGQVRVGVARSDPHGVLATPLVTLARDRTAAPDTVPSDVAELAALVAEHEAVEVVVGLPVTLAGQQGPAAVHARAYADRLADVIAPVPVTLTDERMSTVVASRRLAERGVRGRRQRAVVDQAAAVEILQSWLDAQRRRTG